In Sebaldella termitidis ATCC 33386, one DNA window encodes the following:
- a CDS encoding cell division protein FtsQ/DivIB, translated as MLTILIKGLFIFASKDFFKVVNVKVEGDNELIKFDITEKILQIKDNTNLVYINTKKMEKYLSEDVRVKSVKIKKVYPSELIVRIEGNKPYSYLRQKNNFYVINSDGEIFANINEITDKNLPVINAENKEDLETILQVLSKIKNEGFFSNISEVRKVKSDYEILLNDGTLIKTTIVVDTAKYDNCFKLYKSLINENKKVEYIDLRFKDINLKEKDLLQTNLEGKNGRDPK; from the coding sequence ATGCTTACGATATTAATAAAAGGTTTATTCATATTTGCAAGTAAAGATTTTTTTAAAGTAGTAAATGTAAAGGTAGAGGGAGATAACGAACTTATAAAATTTGATATTACTGAGAAAATTTTACAGATAAAAGACAATACAAATTTAGTCTACATTAATACTAAAAAAATGGAAAAATATCTTAGTGAAGATGTTAGAGTAAAAAGTGTAAAAATAAAAAAAGTTTATCCAAGCGAACTGATAGTTAGAATAGAAGGAAATAAACCTTATTCTTATTTGAGGCAGAAAAATAATTTTTATGTAATAAACAGCGACGGAGAGATATTTGCAAATATAAATGAAATTACAGATAAAAATTTACCTGTTATAAATGCTGAAAATAAAGAAGATTTAGAAACAATTTTACAAGTACTGTCAAAAATAAAAAATGAAGGTTTTTTCAGTAATATTTCAGAGGTAAGAAAAGTAAAAAGCGATTATGAAATTTTATTAAATGACGGAACCTTAATTAAGACTACCATTGTAGTTGATACTGCAAAGTATGATAACTGCTTTAAATTGTATAAGAGCTTAATTAATGAAAATAAGAAAGTAGAATACATAGATTTGAGGTTTAAGGATATTAATTTAAAAGAAAAAGATTTATTGCAAACAAATTTGGAGGGAAAAAATG
- the murB gene encoding UDP-N-acetylmuramate dehydrogenase encodes MKILANVEMKNYSNMKIGGKAKELIFIEKEEELKEVLKTRDKVFLIGNGTNTLISDKDLDISFISLKEFNYMKVIEKNENYDIVCIGSGANLDDLIDFMEANDYAGLENITGIPGSVGGLVNMNGGAYGTEIFDCIDKIKICDLDGNIKVFEKSELNYNYRTTDIKENKWIVVEVYFKFSKGFDKECSQDKKDKREERHPLELPNLGSTFKNPDQNFAAQLISDAGLKEYRVGNAMVSPKHPNFIVNLGEAGFEDVMGVIEHVKEIIKEKNNIDLQTEIIIVK; translated from the coding sequence ATGAAAATATTAGCGAATGTAGAAATGAAAAATTATTCAAATATGAAAATAGGCGGAAAAGCGAAAGAATTAATTTTTATAGAAAAAGAAGAAGAATTAAAAGAAGTTTTGAAAACTAGAGATAAGGTTTTTTTAATAGGGAACGGGACAAATACACTGATAAGCGATAAGGATCTGGATATAAGCTTTATATCGCTAAAAGAATTTAATTACATGAAGGTAATTGAAAAAAATGAAAATTATGATATAGTATGTATAGGTTCTGGGGCAAATCTTGATGATTTGATTGACTTTATGGAAGCAAATGATTATGCAGGACTTGAAAATATAACAGGCATTCCAGGCTCGGTAGGCGGACTTGTGAATATGAACGGCGGAGCTTACGGTACAGAAATTTTTGACTGCATAGATAAAATAAAAATATGTGATCTTGACGGAAATATAAAAGTATTTGAAAAAAGCGAGCTGAATTATAATTACAGAACAACTGACATAAAAGAAAATAAATGGATCGTAGTAGAAGTGTACTTTAAATTTTCAAAAGGCTTTGATAAGGAATGCTCACAGGATAAAAAAGATAAAAGAGAAGAAAGACACCCGCTGGAACTGCCGAATCTCGGAAGTACATTCAAAAATCCTGATCAGAACTTTGCCGCACAGTTAATCTCGGACGCGGGTTTGAAAGAATACAGAGTAGGAAATGCAATGGTTTCACCAAAACATCCTAATTTTATAGTAAATCTGGGTGAAGCAGGCTTTGAAGATGTAATGGGTGTAATAGAGCATGTTAAGGAAATTATAAAAGAAAAAAATAATATTGATTTACAAACAGAGATAATAATAGTAAAATAA